gagaaaactcagatttcatggttgagcggctgctcataagccacgagtgtaaacattggacaatttaacATTGGAAAAACatcgtgtggagtgacaaatcatggtacacatgtggtgatccgatggcagggtgtgaatatggcgaatgccagtgaatgtcatctgctggcgtgtatagtagcaacagtaaaatttggaggaggaggaggaggaggaggaggaggaggaggaggaggtggtggtggtggtggcatgctgtggtcgtgttttttatggaggaggcttgcaccccttgttttgcctgGCAATATCACAGTGCACACCTatcatgatgttttaagcaccttcttgcttcccattgttgaagagcaattcagggattgtgattgcatctttcaacacgatcaagcacctgttcataatgcgtggcCTGTGTCAgagtagttacatgacaataacatccctgaaatggactggcctggacaggtcctgccctgaatcctacagaacacctttgggatgttttggtaggCCGACTTTGTACCAGGCCTAACCAATCGACATTGATACCTCTTCGCAGTGcagcattctgtgaagaatgggctgccattcaccaagaaacgttccagcacctgattgaacatatgcctgcgagaatggaagctgtcatcaaggctaagggtgcacaaacaccatattgaattccagtattaccgatggagggcaccacgaacttttaaatcattttcagccaggtgtctgcatacttttgatcacacagtgtatataaaTCTGGTCACTGAATGGCCATTCCAGGAGTATTAAAGGTTTTGTTTGAAGAAAGAAGTATACCGCCATGAGATGCATTAATTTTCCTACAGAATAAATTGCACCAGCATGACAAACTTTGTGGAAAAGTGACACTGACTTGCAGATCAATGGCAGCTAATGCATGGGCACACTTTAAAGAACAGAAAATTGCTCTACATTTTGAGCTCTTCATCTTTTTCCActgtaagaacaaaacacacattcAGCTCACTAGTCACAACAATGTAGTCTTTTTTTATAAACAATTACAACTTTGTGAGAACCTTGTTAAAAGTTGGGACAGCTTACAAGGGGAACTATTCAGATGCACAAGGTGGGAAATAAACCTTATCCCAAGCAGCAGTGTCAAAATGTTAAATAATTCTATCAAAAAATTTGAAATCTGTAGAACTAGAGTTCTAGGGAATGCATAAGCTGATTGATGTTGCAAACATATCAAAGTTAACTAAGAGGCACTGTATAGAATttttagaataattaatattttgaaactCACGTTTGCGCTGGAACAAATAGCTAATCGTAACTTAGCACTTAAGAAGTTTCAGAAAGATCACAATATGTATCTCCAGTAACAaaaatatatactgtattcaaattatTTATTAGATGAATGGagtttgtacagactgaataaaaatTAGTCAAAATATGTCTCCAAGTCCTGAAATCCACAGAAACAACACACTCCAGTCCCACTTTTTATACACTTATTCACTTTCCAGCTGCTGTAGCAAGTGGATTCCGAAGAACCAGTATGACTGAATCCCCTCGCAGAAACATTTTTGATATGAATCTATCTTTGTTTACTGGCTTTGCCTGAAAATACCGAAATTTATATCAACAACATTATACAACCAATGATATGTCCACATTAAATAACAAGCATTCATTCAAAATATAGAACAGAATGATCTACATATACACAGTTGCATTTGTTCCCTTATTTCTTTAGAAGGAAGGAACAATAATTGACtacaaacatttaaatatttattccaacattacctttttctttcctttacccgtTCGAGGTAATTCTGTCCACATTTCCTTAACATTTTCAAGCACCATATTGCAATGACGATCAAAGGCTTTCACTCTACCAAGTAGCTTCTTATTGTTGCGGCAGTTTATGAGTACCTATTGTTAACAGTCATTATACAAATTAGATCATTAACATCACCCCCTCTTAAATATGGTTCCAAAGTAACTATATGGCAAACACAAAACCTACAATGAttcaaattttattttccaacttGCACGTAATTACATACTAGTTGCTCTACTGTGAATGCACATGTGTGTTTCCACAGACTTGCCTCTTACACTTAAGAAAGCAAATTATCATTTACCCCAAACCTGGTTAGGGTGTCTGGCTTCAGAGTTCCAGTAGCTAGCCCCACCCCAGATTCTAGCTTTCTTCTTTCCACATTTGACAATTGTGGTACCAGTGGGAGAggggggcaggggtgtgtgtgggaggggggagcGAGAGAGGCAGGGGGGAGCGAGAGAGGCAGGGGGGAGCGAGAGAGGCAGGGGGGAGCGAGAGAGGCAGGGGGGGAGCGAGAGAGGCAGGGGGGAGCGAGAGAGGCAGGGGGGAGCGAGAGAGGCAGGGGGGAGCGAGAGAGGCAGGGGGGAGCGAGAGAGGCAGGGGGGAGCGAGAGAGGCAGGGGGGAGGATTTCATCAAAGTACAGTTtcagcaaaaatcaaacaatggacttACTATAAAGAAGATATCAAGTTGCACAGAGGCACAAATAAAAGACTCCCCTAAAGCTTTTGGTCACAGCTTTCACCAATAGAaaacccagacacacacacacacacacacacacacacacacacacacacacacacacacacacacaaaaaggaagCTCACATGACTGCCAATTCCAGCATCTccggccagaatgcaactatcatctgggatgcaagcagcaatctcgaGGAAGCgcagaaggggaagggatagtattgTACAGGTGGGGCGAGAGACGAATAccatctggtggagtgtgcagggactagactgtcagcaggcgcagcatctggaggttgtggggcagggaagtGGGGAAAACTAAAGCAGAAAAGgtgaggagcagggaaagatgagcggatgtgttggcagagggctgcaaatgaaCAAGGTGTGAGACTAGaacggggaggagatgataggacagaggaggCGGGGTCTGCTGCAAACAGATCTCTCGTTCCACTTGCCCAACACACCCCCAACCCTCCAATCAACCCCaacaaccagccacaaaggagtgtcggaCAGAAAACTGAACCATCCATCACCAGGGCTTTCATTACATATCATTGTACACTGAAACGAGGGACATCCTACGTGAGATGATCTATTCCATCACCCGCATTTTTACCATGGCAAGAGGCAAAAAAGTGCTATTTGGCCTCCAACCCAAAACCTACTTTTTGGttgtaatgattttaaaaattaaatttgtcttGTTTTGACTAACACTTTCATCTGAAAAGTATGTTTCTCAACCTTGGACAACTTTTGTTTTATGTAATTTGTTACATACAATTCAAGGATGGTTTCTTTACTGGGGCATTTATCACTTaaactcatcatgcagtcataaTTGTTAGTGTCATATGCCATTAAATAAAATAACTCTTAGTAGTTAACATAATTGAGTTTTGCACTCACAgtcatcagtttgacattttgatgatataaacacACATGGAGTGAGTTATTGAGGAGCTGGCCAAAATATATCACTTACAGAAAAGGTCACAAAATTCTGACCTTATAGTTTTACATTCAGGATGGgcatttttgaaagctacataaagttcatttaaatttgactgCACTAGCtgtttctgctttgttactttaactccatttataacaactcttTTGCTCCTTTGCTATGCAGGCATATTGTATTATCATCTTTAAAAAAGCTGAATCTTTTCAATTATTTCTTCATTATAACTACTCCTCTCTTCTCTAAAATTGGTAGATTGCCTTGCTCTTTCACCAATTTTTGGGTTTGTCTAACCAAATAATTAGAAACATTGAACTCGTGGACTATTTTTTCCCTTGACAATGAGTCAAGGAACAAACTTAATATTTTAACTTTATCCTGGACTGaacatttactttttaatttcttgattaagCTAAAATATTCAATGTCTAATGATTCTGGAGGTGGGTTTTCATCTTTAGAAACACTGTTGGTATCTGCATTATTAATGCATGTATCTACGTCTTCTAATTCTGTCTGAAATTCTTTACACTTCACTTTCAATAGCtccttttctttttctgctactcAATTTTATTTTTGAAGCAGGAGATATCTCTGAATTAGAAGAAACAAAAGCCAGTTTGCTAATAGCTCCCTCATTAGAAACATAAATCTCATTAACAAGGTTACATGATTCTGGTTCTGGATTCACAAATACTTTTGAGTAAAAGTTTGGACACAGGAAATTTCCAGGAATCACATTAACTTTCACTCTGGGAGCTGTTTTACTTGCA
The Schistocerca gregaria isolate iqSchGreg1 chromosome 1, iqSchGreg1.2, whole genome shotgun sequence genome window above contains:
- the LOC126271990 gene encoding probable small nuclear ribonucleoprotein Sm D2, whose protein sequence is MSSLLNKPKSEMTPEELSKREEEEFSTGPLSVLTQSVKNNTQVLINCRNNKKLLGRVKAFDRHCNMVLENVKEMWTELPRTGKGKKKAKPVNKDRFISKMFLRGDSVILVLRNPLATAAGK